In a genomic window of Glycine max cultivar Williams 82 chromosome 13, Glycine_max_v4.0, whole genome shotgun sequence:
- the LOC547570 gene encoding vestitone reductase encodes MEESKGRVCVTGGTGFIGSWIIKRLLEDGYSVNTTVRPDPEHRKDVSFLTSLPRASQRLQILSADLSNPESFIASIEGCMGVFHVATPVDFELREPEEVVTKRSIEGALGILKACLNSKTVKRVVYTSSASAVDNNKEEIMDESSWNDVDYLRSSKPFGWSYSVSKTLTEKAVLEFGEQNGLDVVTLIPTLVFGPFICPKLPSSVRNSLDFILGEKGTFGVVLQTDMVHVDDVARAHIFLLEHPNPKGRYICSQCSVTYERISKLVSAKYPEFQPPPVESLNHIEGTKGSYLSSKKLIDAGFVYKYGLEEMVDDAIQCCKEKGYL; translated from the exons ATGGAAGAAAGCAAAGGAAGAGTGTGTGTTACAGGAGGTACAGGTTTTATTGGTTCATGGATAATCAAGAGGCTCCTTGAAGATGGTTACTCTGTTAACACCACTGTGAGACCCGATCCAG aacACAGGAAAGATGTTAGCTTTCTTACTAGCTTACCTAGAGCATCCCAAAGGCTACAAATTCTCAGTGCTGATCTCAGCAATCCAGAAAGTTTTATTGCTTCCATTGAAGGGTGTATGGGAGTTTTCCATGTTGCTACACCAGTCGACTTTGAATTAAGAGAACCAGAAGAAGTAGTGACCAAAAGATCCATTGAAGGTGCACTTGGCATTTTGAAGGCATGCCTCAATTCCAAGACAGTGAAGCGAGTTGTTTACACCTCTAGTGCCTCTGCTGTCGATAACAATAAAGAAGAAATTATGGATGAAAGCTCATGGAACGACGTGGATTATCTTAGATCTTCAAAGCCATTTGGTTGGTCATATTCTGTTTCAAAGACATTGACAGAAAAGGCAGTGCTTGAATTTGGAGAACAAAATGGATTGGATGTTGTCACACTAATTCCAACTCTTGTTTTTGGACCCTTCATTTGTCCAAAGCTTCCAAGCTCAGTTCGTAATTCATTGGATTTTATACTTG GAGAAAAGGGTACATTTGGTGTCGTTCTACAGACAGATATGGTGCATGTGGATGACGTGGCTAGGGCACATATATTTCTGCTTGAACATCCTAATCCAAAAGGGAGGTATATTTGTTCACAATGTTCAGTAACTTATGAAAGGATCTCCAAACTTGTTTCTGCCAAATATCCAGAATTTCAACCACCACCTGTAGA GTCTCTGAATCATATTGAAGGTACAAAAGGATCATATTTGTCATCAAAGAAGCTGATAGATGCAGGATTTGTGTACAAGTATGGACTTGAGGAAATGGTTGATGATGCCATCCAATGCTGCAAAGAAAAGGGTTACCTGTGA